The following are encoded together in the Thunnus thynnus chromosome 15, fThuThy2.1, whole genome shotgun sequence genome:
- the prrt1 gene encoding proline-rich transmembrane protein 1, with protein sequence MSSEKHGLDDSGRQTMQPPPYLPGPQDPNVPQHPNMAPAPGTQPNYPPPPPPPGSEGYLQETQFHCSPLGPPGAQQGYTVQTQGPGGTMPHPPVGYLHPGYPLQLQPCTAYVPVYPMPSGQPYMPAGGGHPGIPPGQIHPMQMPPSITLMDRRPPHDYLPIAVLTTVCCFWPTGIIAIIKAVQVRTAIARGDMVTAEIASREARNFSFISLAVGIASIVLCTILTVVVIIASQHHDDDWEP encoded by the exons ATGTCGTCGGAAAAACACG gTCTCGATGACTCTGGCCGTCAGACCATGCAGCCTCCTCCGTATCTCCCCGGCCCGCAAGACCCCAACGTACCCCAACACCCCAACATGGCTCCCGCGCCGGGCACCCAGCCCAACTATCCTCCGCCACCTCCACCTCCAGGCTCAGAAGGCTACCTCCAAGAGACGCAGTTCCACTGCAGCCCACTGGGACCCCCGGGGGCCCAGCAGGGCTACACAGTCCAGACCCAGGGACCCGGAGGCACCATGCCTCATCCTCCCGTAGGATACCTCCACCCGGGCTACCCGCTTCAGCTGCAGCCCTGCACAGCTTACGTACCCGTCTATCCCATGCCATCG gGTCAGCCCTACATGCCGGCCGGGGGAGGCCACCCAGGCATCCCACCGGGGCAGATTCATCCCATGCAAATGCCGCCCAGCATCACCCTAATGGACCGCCGACCGCCACACGACTACCTGCCCATCGCCGTGCTCACCACCGTCTGCTGCTTCTGGCCTACAGGCATCATTGCGATCATCAAGGCAGTGCAG GTGCGTACGGCGATAGCCAGAGGGGACATGGTGACAGCGGAAATAGCCTCCCGTGAGGCACGCAACTTCTCCTTCATCAGCCTGGCTGTTGGCATCGCCTCCATCGTGCTGTGCACCATCCTCACCGTGGTAGTCATCATCGCCTCTCAGCACCACGACGACGACTGGGAGCCATAA